From the genome of Vicia villosa cultivar HV-30 ecotype Madison, WI linkage group LG2, Vvil1.0, whole genome shotgun sequence, one region includes:
- the LOC131647608 gene encoding putative disease resistance protein At4g11170: MHVTSVFFVCLLFMLASKGETTNTNSSDQLVFQHFHAAQIHKHNVFLSFRGLDIRDGFLAHLIEALSQKNITFFVDDKIIKGDEIAESLVEAIETSSISLVIFSENYASSSWCLDEIVKIVECREEKGQVLLPVFYKVDPTIVRHQNGTYVIEFAEHEKKYSSSRVQRWRSALKKSSAISGFHSSNYVNEAELIKEIVKNVLKRLDHVRQFSSKQLVGVGKQISRVESLLEEDSQNVRVIGIWGVHGIGKTTIAHVIYDRLYSEYDGSYFKAEVRKEWGTHGDVYLKKDLLSNVLGKKDLKIDTQYGLPYFVERRLRRMKVLIVLDDVNDPHQLETLIGNLDLYGKGSKIIITTDDKQVLTKMVAAKDIYYVKPLDTNDSLSLFSLHAFEQNQTYEMEYYELSKMIVKYANGIPLVLKILGQHLHGQDKSIWKKKLKTLKKAPIKYVHDIIKLNYNDLDRHEQMIFLDIACFFDGLHLKVDDLNLLLNDGGYSIGFELEKLKNKDLITISPDDVVSMHNIIQESAWQIVREESNYDVGHQSHLLDPSDIYEVLENNKGTNAIRSISTELSIIDDLKINPKVFSKMNRLQYLDIKSKGYNFYVFLQFPLNLYLPQGLESLPNDLKYLRWSYYPLESLPFKFTAEKLVVLNLQYSQVRKLWHEEKDVMNLKDLILSSSLNLVELPDLSKAKNLATIDLRACVRLTSIHPSVFSLNKLEKLDLSECFSLTNLKSNIHSSSIRYLSLAGCTALEEFSVTSKEMVILNLEFTGIRKLPSSIGLQKKLEKLILSHTYIENLPKSIKHLSMLRHLELQNCSNLQSLPRLPSSLITLDVSGCVTLEDVTFPSISLQMSKENKTRVAFWNCLKLDQHSLKEIELNAQINMIKLAHKQISTSGDEHDYDAQGTYVYPGSSVPKWMIYRTKSDSMIVDLSFVNHSSDQLAFIFCFIIPQIKSRGSILRFNISVDSEDENIQLYFDRPSLGIKSDHVYLTYDQGLSRYLNSRLKNHSNFKIKVTMESGTPISGYMVEMLLRGVGVSPLNSSQYLNFIQHMEIITEGPIYLQSRVVHILFTICIGLVIGFLCY, translated from the exons ATGCACGTCACTAGTGTATTTTTTGTTTGTCTCTTATTCATGTTGGCATCGAAGGGCGAAACAACAAACACAAATTCTTCAGATCAATTAGTATTCCAACATTTTCATGCAGCTCAAATTCACAAACACAATGTCTTTCTTAGTTTTCGTGGTCTAGATATTCGTGATGGTTTTCTTGCCCATTTGAttgaagctttgtctcaaaagaaCATAACTTTCTTCGTAGACGATAAGATTATAAAAGGAGATGAAATAGCAGAGTCACTTGTTGAAGCAATTGAAACATCATCGATTTCTTTGGTGATATTCTCTGAAAACTATGCTTCTTCATCGTGGTGTTTGGATGAGATAGTCAAAATTGTTGAATGTAGAGAGGAAAAGGGACAGGTTTTATTGCCTGTTTTCTATAAAGTGGACCCCACAATTGTGAGGCATCAAAATGGAACCTATGTAATTGAATTTGCTGAACACGAGAAAAAATACAGTTCGAGCAGGGTGCAACGGTGGAGATCTGCTTTGAAGAAATCATCGGCTATCAGTGGGTTTCATTCATCAAATTATGT AAATGAGGCAGAGCTTattaaagaaatagttaaaaatgTGTTGAAGAGGTTGGATCATGTACGTCAATTTAGTTCAAAACAACTTGTTGGAGTTGGAAAACAAATTTCACGAGTGGAATCATTGTTAGAAGAAGATTCACAAAATGTTCGTGTTATTGGAATATGGGGGGTGCATGGTATAGGTAAAACAACTATTGCACATGTGATATATGACAGGCTCTATTCTGAGTATGATGGTTCTTACTTCAAGGCTGAGGTAAGAAAAGAATGGGGAACACATGGAGATGTGTACTTAAAGAAAGATCTTCTTTCTAATGTATTAGGGAAAAAGGATTTGAAAATTGATACACAATATGGATTGCCCTATTTTGTTGAGAGGAGGCTTCGTCGTATGAAGGTTCTTATTGTTCTTGATGATGTCAATGATCCACATCAACTAGAAACTTTAATTGGAAACCTTGATTTGTATGGTAAAGGTAGTAAAATCATCATAACAACCGATGACAAGCAAGTACTTACCAAGATGGTTGCTGCTAAGGATATATATTATGTTAAGCCATTAGACACTAATGACTCTCTAAGTCTTTTCAGTTTGCATGCCTTTGAACAAAATCAAACATATGAAATGGAGTACTATGAGTTGTCTAAGATGATTGTCAAGTATGCCAATGGAATTCCACTTGTTCTTAAAATTTTGGGTCAACATCTTCATGGACAAGATAAAAGTATATGGAAGAAAAAACTAAAGACGCTTAAAAAAGCTCCAATTAAATACGTTCATGATATTATCAAATTGAATTACAATGATCTAGATCGTCATGAGCAGATGATATTTTTAGACATTGCATGTTTTTTTGATGGACTGCATCTCAAAGTTGATGACCTAAATCTGTTGTTAAATGATGGTGGTTATTCAATAGGTTTTGAGCTAGAAAAACTGAAaaataaagaccttataactatTTCTCCAGATGATGTTGTATCTATGCACAATATTATACAAGAATCAGCTTGGCAAATTGTTCGCGAAGAATCCAATTATGATGTTGGACATCAAAGTCACCTACTTGATCCTTCTGACATTTATGAAGTACTTGAAAATAACAAG GGGACTAACGCGATTAGAAGCATATCTACCGAATTATCAAtaattgatgatctgaagataaATCCCAAAGTGTTTTCCAAGATGAACAGACTACAATATCTGGATATTAAAAGTAAAGGATACAATTTTTACGTGTTTCTTCAATTTCCATTGAACTTGTATCTTCCTCAAGGGCTTGAATCTTTGCCAAACGACCTCAAATATCTTCGTTGGTCATATTACCCTCTGGAGTCTTTACCTTTTAAGTTTACTGCGGAGAAACTTGTTGTGTTGAACTTGCAGTATAGCCAAGTGAGAAAACTTTGGCATGAAGAGAAG GATGTTATGAATTTAAAGGATCTAATATTGAGTTCATCTTTAAACCTTGTGGAGCTTCCAGACTTGTCAAAGGCTAAAAATCTTGCAACTATCGATCTTCGAGCGTGTGTACGGTTGACTAGTATACATCCATCAGTGTTTTCTCTCAACAAGCTTGAGAAATTGGATCTAAGTGAATGTTTTTCCCTCACAAACCTCAAAAGCAACATCCATTCAAGTTCCATCCGTTATCTGTCCCTTGCTGGTTGTACTGCACTAGAGGAGTTCTCAGTAACCTCAAAGGAAATggtaattttaaatttagaattcaCAGGTATTAGAAAGCTACCATCATCAATTGGACTACAAAAGAAACTTGAAAAGTTGATTCTTTCACACACTTACATTGAGAACTTGCCTAAGAGTATCAAGCATCTTTCAATGCTGAGACATCTAGAATTACAAAATTGTTCGAACCTTCAAAGTCTACCAAGGCTTCCGTCATCATTGATAACTCTAGATGTCAGTGGTTGTGTAACATTGGAGGATGTAACTTTCCCTTCAATTTCTCTTCAAATGTCAAAGGAAAACAAGACAAGGGTTGCCTTTTGGAATTGCCTGAAACTGGATCAACATTCTCTTAAAGAAATAGAATTGAATGCACAGATTAACATGATAAAACTTGCACACAAGCAAATATCTACATCTGGTGATGAACACGATTATGATGCTCAAGGCACATACGTGTATCCTGGAAGCAGTGTTCCAAAATGGATGATATATAGGACAAAAAGTGATTCCATGATTGTTGATCTCTCTTTTGTGAATCATTCCTCAGATCAATTGGCCTTTATTTTTTGCTTCATTATTCCACAAATCAAATCACGGGGTTCCATTTTGAGATTTAATATTAGTGTTGACAGCGAAGATGAAAATATTCAACTATACTTTGATAGACCTAGTCTTGGAATTAAATCAGATCATGTGTATCTAACGTATGACCAAGGTTTGTCTCGGTATCTAAATAGTCGGCTGAAAAatcattcaaatttcaaaattaagGTTACAATGGAATCAGGAACACCGATATCAGGGTATATGGTAGAAATGTTGTTGAGAGGAGTAGGGGTCAGCCCATTAAATAGCTCACAATATCTCAATTTCATCCAACACATGGAAATTATTACTGAAGGTCCAATTTATTTACAGAGTAGGGTGGTTCATATACTTTTCACAATTTGCATAGGATTAGTTATAGGTTTTTTATGCTACTAA
- the LOC131650808 gene encoding uncharacterized protein LOC131650808, with amino-acid sequence MKSRNINVDDYIPDIYKKARYISVYEPIIYPVNGTNLWVRTEYPDVQPPKFKKMPGRPKKRRNREQGEIDGTDRKIRKTGMVLRCTRCRQIGHNKSTCKRTQPPQDTQATATQQTPSQATATQITTTQQPPTATQTTTTQQPPTATQTTTTQQTPTATQTRASAKTTHPTHPQPTATQPRAPAKTTQPTPSQATTSQQRARATPTKAAVTRPQKLPYKKPRQSSITIHSASKGPTTRLNASQNAVGPTTRRTTPTKRNNTKKSFF; translated from the coding sequence ATGAAGAGTAGAAACATTAATGTTGATGATTACATCCCAGATATCTATAAGAAGGCAAGGTATATATCCGTGTATGAACCTATCATATATCCTGTTAATGGGACAAATTTATGGGTCAGAACAGAGTATCCAGATGTGCAGCCACCAAAATTCAAAAAGATGCCAGGAAGACCAAAGAAGAGGAGGAACCGTGAGCAGGGTGAGATTGATGGAACAgacagaaaaataagaaaaacagGTATGGTCCTTAGGTGCACCAGGTGCAGACAGATTGGACACAATAAGTCCACTTGTAAGAGGACACAACCACCACAAGATACACAAGCCACTGCAACTCAGCAAACACCTTCACAAGCTACTGCAACTCAGATAACAACAACTCAGCAACCACCTACTGCAACTCAGACAACAACAACTCAGCAACCACCTACTGCAACTCAGACAACAACAACTCAGCAAACACCTACTGCAACTCAGACAAGGGCATCAGCAAAAACCACTCACCCAACACATCCCCAACCTACTGCAACTCAGCCAAGGGCACCAGCAAAAACCACTCAACCAACACCTTCACAAGCTACTACAAGTCAGCAAAGGGCACGAGCAACACCTACAAAGGCTGCTGTTACAAGGCCACAGAAGTTGCCTTACAAGAAGCCAAGACAATCATCTATTACAATACATTCTGCTTCGAAGGGACCAACCACAAGATTGAATGCGTCACAAAATGCAGTTGGACCTACAACTAGGAGGACCACTCCAACAAAAAGGAACAACACAAAGAAGTCCTTTTTTTAG
- the LOC131647609 gene encoding uncharacterized protein LOC131647609, translated as MSSMRRSSSTNRNLSESSSFSTSNLPWKPLCRCGDNAALRKARTVKNYGKLFWGCQHFKGHSNPGCGFFQWFYEECKGEIEQTLMNDQWKFEVLSEEMEEAKKQVEILRLNIMELEDTLKINIRWKKIWKFMFFCVLFVLAVKML; from the exons ATGAGTTCTATGCGTCGCTCATCATCAACAAATAGAAACCTAAGTGAGTCATCTTCTTTCAGCACATCTAATCTTCCATGGAAGCCTCTATGTCGCTGTGGAGACAACGCGGCTCTTCGCAAGGCACGAACTGTCAAGAACTATGGAAAGCTATTTTGGGGTTGTCAACATTTTAAG GGTCACAGTAATCCTGGTTGTGGATTTTTTCAATGGTTCTATGAAGAATGTAAAGGTGAAATTGAGCAAACCTTGATGAATGATCAATGGAAGTTTGAAGTTCTTAGTGAAGAGATGGAAGAAGCCAAAAAACAGGTTGAAATATTGAGGCTTAATATTATGGAATTAGAGGATACTTTGAAGATCAACATTAGGTGGAAGAAGATTTGGAAGTTTATGTTTTTTTGTGTGTTATTTGTCTTAGCAGTCAAAATGTTGTAA